A genomic window from Terriglobia bacterium includes:
- a CDS encoding GMC family oxidoreductase, producing the protein MPNQLYDVIVVGTGAGGGMAIKTLCEAGLKVCALNAGRRLDPQKDFRNHRMPWEMKFRGFGNPDKRSDDPGFVDAEWGEGVWEHEITFTTAPGTVWMWPRCFAVGGKTNFWGRSSARFGDIDFRAASLDGYDVDWPVTYEEIAPYYSRVERMIGVSSTVQNRPSNPDGEYLPPFNFRCLDHILQKGAEKIGVPYLPDRIAQLTEDHDEHPQCHFCGACTFGCDTGSFFSTPWRFLPKAEATKNLELRTNALARNILVDENGMAKGVAYIDRKTKQEVEVYGRAVIVAASCIESTRIMLNSKSRQWPNGIANSSRQLGRNLCDHLYGESARGYLPQLLGQPSFPDSVGDNTVVWMPRWQNLKNPREEKFIRGYSVYPGGGCTEFPWYAIQAEGFGLGYKREVKRRYPTPVSFTIQAPTLRTDTNYVDIDPEVKDAYGIPVARIHFQWDENVLKMWEHSKEVCAEVIRSAGGVYEGSASEPHIPGWSLHETGTCRMGNDPKGAVTNRFGQTHDVSNLYVCDASVFLNCTDKTTTISIMAFTLRTCDHLIENFRRGAHKRT; encoded by the coding sequence ATGCCGAATCAACTGTATGACGTGATCGTGGTTGGAACAGGGGCTGGCGGCGGCATGGCGATCAAGACGCTGTGCGAAGCAGGCCTGAAGGTCTGTGCCCTGAATGCTGGACGGAGACTCGATCCGCAGAAGGACTTCCGCAATCACCGCATGCCCTGGGAGATGAAGTTCCGCGGGTTCGGCAATCCCGACAAGCGGTCTGATGACCCCGGGTTCGTGGACGCCGAGTGGGGGGAAGGTGTCTGGGAACACGAAATTACTTTCACCACGGCTCCGGGGACAGTGTGGATGTGGCCAAGGTGTTTCGCCGTCGGTGGAAAGACAAACTTCTGGGGAAGGTCGTCGGCGCGGTTCGGCGATATCGATTTCCGTGCAGCGTCGCTCGATGGGTACGACGTGGACTGGCCGGTTACGTATGAGGAGATTGCTCCTTATTATAGCCGTGTGGAGCGGATGATCGGCGTGTCCAGCACAGTGCAGAACCGGCCCAGCAACCCCGATGGCGAGTACCTGCCGCCGTTCAACTTTCGCTGCTTGGATCACATTCTTCAAAAGGGCGCGGAAAAGATCGGAGTGCCGTACCTGCCGGACCGCATCGCACAGCTCACGGAAGATCATGACGAACATCCGCAGTGCCACTTCTGCGGGGCGTGCACCTTTGGATGCGATACCGGCTCGTTCTTCTCCACGCCCTGGCGCTTTCTGCCGAAGGCTGAGGCGACCAAGAATCTCGAACTGCGGACGAATGCGCTGGCAAGAAACATTCTCGTGGATGAGAACGGAATGGCCAAGGGCGTGGCGTACATCGACCGCAAAACGAAGCAGGAAGTCGAGGTCTACGGCCGAGCAGTCATCGTGGCCGCGTCCTGCATTGAATCCACGCGCATTATGCTTAATTCGAAATCACGTCAATGGCCGAACGGCATAGCTAACTCGAGCCGCCAGTTGGGACGAAACCTCTGCGACCATCTCTATGGAGAGTCAGCGCGCGGCTATTTGCCGCAATTGCTGGGGCAACCGAGCTTCCCGGACAGCGTCGGCGACAACACCGTGGTGTGGATGCCGCGCTGGCAGAACCTGAAGAATCCGCGGGAAGAAAAGTTTATTCGTGGGTATTCAGTGTACCCCGGGGGTGGTTGCACGGAATTTCCGTGGTACGCAATCCAAGCGGAGGGATTCGGTTTAGGGTACAAGCGCGAAGTCAAACGACGGTATCCCACTCCTGTGAGTTTCACCATTCAGGCGCCGACACTGCGGACAGATACCAACTACGTGGACATCGATCCCGAAGTAAAGGATGCCTATGGAATTCCCGTTGCACGCATTCATTTCCAATGGGATGAAAATGTTCTGAAAATGTGGGAGCATTCAAAAGAAGTATGCGCGGAGGTAATTCGGTCGGCTGGAGGAGTGTACGAGGGATCGGCGAGCGAGCCCCACATTCCCGGCTGGAGCTTGCATGAGACCGGAACTTGCCGGATGGGCAACGATCCAAAGGGCGCTGTGACCAACCGCTTTGGGCAGACTCACGACGTGTCCAATCTCTATGTGTGCGACGCGAGCGTATTTCTGAACTGTACGGACAAAACGACCACGATCAGCATAATGGCGTTTACGCTGCGAACGTGCGACCACCTGATCGAAAACTTTCGCCGGGGAGCGCACAAACGCACCTGA
- a CDS encoding response regulator: MTTLDEVMAPGPENATNKATLDHCPAERVLIVDDEPAACKLLATLLSAAGFACGTASSGEAALGLLQREKPDAVISDLNMPGMTGMELLAAVRRQYSYLALLVTTGVDDVRMGIQAMKLGADDYLVKPLQEEVVIASLKRALQKKRLEQEVEGYRHHLEEIVTERTQQIERSYEDTLGALGAAIDLRDASTEGHSRRVCRYSLEIAKTLSLSDLELRNIAMGAYLHDIGKLAIPDGILLKPGPLTPEERKIMQKHVMTGYDLVKQIPFLVAAAELILNHHERCDGSGYPRGLKVEHIPVSARIFAIADTFDAITSDRPYRRALSFEAGLSVIRHASGRLFDPQVVSAFVGIPPETWLTIARHQRQIAALPSWVRGGGSMGPSTSRESPSHS; the protein is encoded by the coding sequence ATGACCACCCTTGACGAAGTTATGGCCCCGGGACCGGAAAACGCAACGAACAAAGCCACCTTGGATCATTGCCCAGCCGAGCGTGTCCTGATCGTTGATGATGAACCCGCAGCCTGTAAGCTCTTGGCCACCTTGTTGTCGGCGGCCGGTTTTGCCTGTGGAACGGCGTCGAGTGGTGAAGCAGCGCTCGGTCTCTTGCAGAGGGAGAAACCAGACGCTGTGATCTCGGACCTCAACATGCCCGGGATGACCGGCATGGAGCTTCTGGCTGCGGTTCGCCGTCAGTATTCCTACCTGGCTTTACTGGTCACCACCGGAGTGGATGATGTGCGGATGGGCATACAGGCGATGAAGTTGGGAGCCGACGACTACCTCGTAAAACCCCTCCAAGAGGAAGTGGTCATCGCCAGTCTCAAGCGCGCCCTGCAAAAAAAGCGTCTGGAACAAGAAGTCGAAGGCTATCGCCATCACCTGGAAGAGATAGTCACCGAACGTACCCAACAGATCGAGCGCAGCTATGAGGACACGCTGGGAGCGCTCGGCGCAGCCATTGATCTCCGCGATGCCTCAACCGAGGGCCACTCACGGCGCGTATGCCGTTATTCTCTCGAAATTGCCAAAACCTTGAGCCTTTCCGACCTGGAACTCAGAAATATCGCGATGGGAGCCTACCTTCACGACATCGGAAAACTCGCGATCCCCGATGGCATTCTTCTCAAACCAGGACCCCTCACCCCGGAAGAGCGAAAAATCATGCAGAAGCACGTGATGACGGGATATGATCTGGTCAAGCAAATCCCTTTTCTCGTTGCTGCAGCAGAGCTCATCCTGAATCACCATGAGCGATGCGACGGCAGTGGCTATCCACGGGGCCTAAAGGTGGAACACATTCCCGTTAGTGCCAGAATCTTCGCCATCGCGGATACCTTCGACGCAATCACTTCCGACCGGCCTTATCGTCGCGCCCTTTCTTTCGAGGCAGGACTCAGTGTGATCCGCCACGCGTCAGGACGCTTGTTCGATCCGCAGGTCGTCAGTGCATTCGTGGGCATCCCGCCGGAAACCTGGCTGACTATAGCTCGCCATCAACGCCAAATCGCCGCACTACCCTCATGGGTGCGCGGTGGCGGCTCGATGGGGCCGTCCACCTCACGGGAGTCCCCATCGCACAGCTAG
- a CDS encoding TonB-dependent receptor, whose product MDPVRVSDSRDQSRIAVGAPHRSESRLSRRIRAAYWLLSLVMLCAGSVAAQKSGQVDLGGLSIEDLAKLKVESVYGASKFLEKAADAPASITVVTAEEIQKHGYRTLADVLRSVRGFYVINDRNYSYVGVRGLSMPGDYNARILFLLDGHRVNDNIFDGAYVGTEFPVDVDLIERIEIIRGPNSSVYGTGAFVAVINVITMRGRDLNAIELSTEAGSWNSYKGRVSYGGRFDNGLETLLSGSFVNSQGHRRLFFPEFDSPTTNNGIAENADGDKSYNMFADIIYRDFNIHVVQVSRTKHIPTASFGTVFNDSRTRTTDARTYVDLQYHHTFGSWETLGRASYDWYDYHGIYIYDYAGKGIPPYTENYDAASGSWWDFQGDASRVFFKRHKVTLGTELRQDIQQQQVNYDIQPYYLYLDDHRSARVWALYFQDKYSIRKNLALVAGLRSDWHQKFENTLSPRVGLLFTPKPNTDVKASYSWAFRAPNNYESFYAGNKSNTPNPSLKPERIRSWELGVEHRFGKTYYVSGAGFLNRIDDLIEQEEDLVTDRPVYTNSAPVQTKGIEVELGAKWPGGLEGAISHSLQDSRNVVTGDVLTNSPKQLAKVNLSVPLVKKKLFASVDAQYVSRRRTIAQTELGGFFIINLTFFTRKITEKFDFSGGFYNLLDKRYADSGGLEHVQTSIPQDGRSFRIKLTYRPHLRTK is encoded by the coding sequence GTGGACCCCGTTCGAGTATCTGACTCAAGGGACCAGAGCCGCATCGCTGTCGGGGCTCCCCATCGCTCCGAAAGCCGACTTTCGCGGCGAATCCGCGCAGCCTACTGGCTTCTCTCGCTCGTGATGCTCTGTGCTGGCTCAGTCGCGGCGCAGAAATCAGGCCAAGTCGACCTGGGCGGACTGAGCATCGAAGATCTTGCGAAGTTGAAGGTGGAGTCGGTTTACGGTGCTTCTAAGTTTCTCGAGAAGGCTGCGGATGCGCCCGCCTCGATAACCGTGGTCACGGCCGAGGAGATCCAGAAACACGGGTATCGGACCCTGGCAGACGTGCTGCGGAGCGTTCGCGGCTTCTACGTGATTAACGACCGCAATTACAGCTATGTAGGGGTACGCGGATTGTCAATGCCAGGGGATTACAACGCGCGCATTCTCTTCCTACTTGATGGCCATCGGGTAAACGACAATATTTTCGATGGAGCTTATGTAGGTACAGAATTCCCGGTCGATGTCGATCTGATTGAGCGCATTGAGATCATTCGGGGACCTAATTCCTCGGTTTATGGCACGGGAGCATTTGTCGCGGTCATCAACGTGATCACAATGCGAGGCCGCGATTTGAACGCCATCGAACTTTCTACCGAAGCCGGAAGCTGGAATTCCTACAAAGGCCGAGTGAGTTACGGCGGCCGTTTTGACAACGGCCTTGAAACGCTCCTCTCCGGCTCTTTCGTCAACAGCCAAGGGCACAGACGACTCTTCTTTCCGGAATTTGACAGCCCTACCACCAACAACGGGATTGCTGAAAACGCCGACGGAGACAAGTCCTACAACATGTTTGCTGACATCATCTACCGGGATTTCAACATCCATGTCGTTCAAGTCTCTCGCACCAAGCACATTCCGACCGCCTCATTCGGCACCGTTTTCAACGATTCACGGACCCGAACCACAGATGCCCGTACTTATGTCGATCTCCAGTACCACCACACGTTTGGATCATGGGAGACGCTGGGACGGGCCTCCTACGATTGGTACGACTATCACGGAATCTACATTTACGACTATGCGGGCAAAGGCATCCCGCCGTACACGGAGAACTACGACGCTGCCAGCGGAAGCTGGTGGGATTTTCAGGGCGATGCTTCCAGAGTCTTTTTCAAACGACATAAGGTCACGCTCGGCACCGAACTCCGCCAGGATATTCAGCAGCAGCAGGTGAACTACGATATCCAGCCTTATTATCTCTACCTTGACGATCACCGTTCTGCCCGGGTCTGGGCATTGTATTTTCAGGACAAGTACTCCATTCGCAAGAACCTGGCCTTGGTGGCGGGCCTGCGCAGCGACTGGCATCAAAAATTTGAAAACACACTGAGTCCACGAGTAGGTCTACTCTTTACGCCAAAGCCGAACACGGACGTCAAGGCGAGCTACAGCTGGGCGTTCCGTGCACCTAACAACTATGAAAGCTTCTATGCCGGCAACAAGAGCAATACACCAAACCCTTCATTGAAACCGGAGAGGATTCGCAGCTGGGAATTGGGCGTCGAGCATCGGTTCGGGAAGACGTATTACGTGTCGGGTGCGGGCTTTTTGAATCGGATTGACGATCTGATCGAGCAGGAAGAGGACCTAGTCACAGACCGCCCTGTCTATACGAATTCAGCCCCAGTGCAAACGAAGGGAATCGAAGTCGAGCTGGGAGCAAAATGGCCGGGCGGTCTGGAAGGTGCAATATCGCATTCCTTACAAGACTCGCGGAACGTAGTGACCGGAGACGTGCTGACTAATTCTCCGAAGCAATTGGCCAAGGTGAATCTCAGCGTTCCTCTGGTGAAGAAGAAGCTCTTTGCCAGCGTCGATGCCCAATACGTGAGCCGGAGAAGAACGATCGCGCAAACAGAATTGGGCGGCTTCTTCATCATAAACCTGACCTTTTTCACCCGCAAAATAACGGAGAAGTTCGACTTTTCCGGCGGTTTCTACAATCTTCTTGATAAGCGGTACGCCGACTCGGGGGGCCTCGAACATGTGCAAACCTCGATTCCTCAAGACGGGCGAAGCTTTCGGATAAAACTGACCTATCGGCCTCATTTGCGTACGAAATAG
- a CDS encoding YfiR family protein, whose amino-acid sequence MSKMQQQSNPVNKPRARPAGKLPARPIRGLLRVPLVFCLLLVQVMAPRMAAGQGDYAGEYELKAAMLYNLMRFVEWPPSAYLDPQAPILLCILGRDPFGSSLTSIVSKQTLNGRPVLIRHPQNGKEVRGCHVLYISSSERKTTAQIFSTLKGSSVLTVGEMTQFAAHGGMIQFSLEDQQVRFDINLNAASQAKLKISSRLLVLARIIKDQGHDPDGTGELAAAAPVAMASAFFPPSAGPEHGAGGETFANTAGKTPGSQQK is encoded by the coding sequence GTGAGCAAAATGCAGCAGCAAAGCAACCCAGTGAACAAGCCGCGCGCACGGCCAGCGGGCAAACTTCCTGCCCGCCCGATACGTGGACTGCTCCGCGTGCCCCTGGTTTTCTGCCTGCTTCTGGTGCAGGTCATGGCTCCCAGGATGGCCGCCGGCCAGGGGGACTACGCGGGTGAGTACGAATTGAAAGCTGCTATGCTCTATAATCTAATGCGCTTCGTTGAATGGCCACCCTCGGCCTACCTCGATCCGCAAGCCCCGATCCTTCTGTGCATCCTTGGGAGAGATCCATTCGGAAGCTCTTTGACATCCATAGTCTCCAAACAAACCCTTAACGGCAGGCCTGTGCTGATTCGCCACCCTCAAAATGGCAAGGAAGTCCGGGGTTGCCACGTCCTCTACATCAGCTCTTCCGAGAGGAAAACCACCGCTCAGATCTTCTCAACTCTGAAAGGATCCAGCGTCCTCACGGTCGGAGAGATGACGCAGTTCGCTGCGCATGGCGGCATGATTCAATTCTCCCTGGAAGATCAACAGGTGCGCTTCGATATCAACCTGAATGCGGCCTCCCAGGCGAAGCTCAAGATCAGCTCAAGGCTGCTGGTGCTGGCGCGAATCATCAAAGACCAAGGGCATGATCCCGATGGCACGGGAGAACTCGCGGCTGCCGCGCCAGTGGCAATGGCAAGCGCCTTCTTCCCGCCATCCGCCGGGCCGGAACATGGGGCAGGTGGCGAGACGTTCGCGAACACTGCAGGTAAGACGCCCGGGAGCCAACAAAAATGA
- a CDS encoding response regulator — MKLFRNLSIQRKLAAVILATSCLALALASVGFVIYQRASFRTTMISELSTLADTLGANTAASLMFNDRKSAHDMLGALGGEKHIIAACLYDNEGKIFTEYRRPELADSFEMPASQGDGAQFDSEHLRLSRNVSLQGTKVGSITIISDLGLLHTAFRQYARISALVLVVSIFLAFVVSSQLLRVITAPILELARIAGGVSTQKDYSLRAVPRGNDEVGTLVSSFNQMLEDIQQRDAALQSANEELENRVLKRTEEMRRAKDAAEEASRVKSEFLANMSHEIRTPLNGIMGMTDLALGTEITTEQHEYLDTVKQSADSLLVVINDILDFSKIEAGKADLEVVDFNLRNCLESTMKMLAFRADEKGLELLCEIAPEVPEVVRGDSSRLRQIVTNLVGNAIKFTNEGEVAMKVEVKSQGDDNRTLQFTVSDTGIGIPPEKQALIFAPFSQADTSTTRKYGGTGLGLTISARLVELMEGRIWLESEVGRGTHFFFTVQLKSSEMPSAVGNIAPPEILRGVKVLVVDDNSTNRRILDGMLRRWEMRPTLVEGGEGALAELSAAREAVEPYGLILTDMHMPKMDGFSLVERIRQRPELATATIMMLTSAGHRGDAERCKQLGVAAYLLKPIRQSELREAIAQVLGAREQTGAIPLVTRYSLQDARDPMTVLRILAAEDNPVNQLLMIRLLEKRGHRVVLAVDGRQAIEALNQGSFDLVLMDVQMPEMDGLEATAIIREKEKKTGKHQPIIALTAHAMTGDRDRCLAAGMDGYLTKPIRPQELDQILESYVNRRISVPEVLNTK, encoded by the coding sequence ATGAAATTGTTCCGGAATTTGTCGATCCAGCGGAAATTAGCAGCAGTGATCTTAGCGACGAGCTGTTTGGCACTTGCTCTGGCGAGCGTGGGATTTGTGATTTACCAACGTGCCAGCTTTCGCACCACCATGATTAGCGAGCTTTCAACGCTGGCAGACACTCTGGGTGCCAATACGGCTGCGTCACTAATGTTTAACGACCGGAAGTCGGCTCACGACATGCTTGGTGCGCTGGGAGGTGAGAAACATATTATTGCCGCTTGCTTATACGATAACGAAGGAAAGATTTTTACAGAATACCGCCGACCGGAACTCGCAGATTCTTTTGAGATGCCGGCATCGCAGGGAGATGGCGCGCAGTTTGACTCGGAGCATCTGAGGCTGTCACGGAATGTTTCACTCCAGGGGACTAAGGTGGGTTCGATCACCATCATTTCGGATCTTGGTCTGCTTCATACCGCATTTCGGCAATATGCTCGAATTTCCGCGCTCGTTCTCGTGGTGTCAATATTCCTGGCGTTTGTTGTTTCTTCCCAGCTTCTCCGGGTGATCACGGCGCCAATTCTCGAGCTTGCCAGGATTGCCGGCGGGGTTTCCACACAGAAAGACTACTCATTAAGGGCGGTGCCACGGGGAAATGACGAAGTCGGCACGCTTGTAAGCTCATTTAACCAAATGTTAGAGGACATTCAGCAGCGAGATGCTGCCCTGCAGAGTGCGAATGAAGAGCTGGAAAATCGTGTCTTGAAGAGAACAGAAGAGATGCGAAGGGCAAAGGACGCCGCCGAAGAAGCCAGCCGCGTAAAGAGTGAATTCCTGGCCAACATGAGCCATGAGATCCGGACGCCGTTGAACGGCATCATGGGAATGACGGATTTGGCGCTCGGAACAGAAATTACCACGGAACAGCACGAATATTTGGATACGGTCAAACAATCAGCTGATTCACTGCTGGTTGTCATTAACGACATCCTGGACTTTTCCAAGATCGAAGCGGGGAAAGCCGATCTTGAAGTGGTCGACTTCAATCTCCGCAATTGCCTGGAATCTACAATGAAGATGCTCGCCTTCCGTGCAGATGAAAAAGGGCTGGAGCTACTGTGCGAGATAGCTCCGGAAGTTCCGGAGGTGGTGCGGGGAGATTCCAGCCGGCTTCGACAAATTGTGACTAACTTGGTAGGAAACGCCATCAAGTTTACGAATGAAGGTGAAGTGGCGATGAAAGTTGAGGTAAAGTCGCAAGGCGACGACAACCGCACACTGCAATTCACTGTGTCTGACACAGGGATTGGGATTCCCCCGGAGAAGCAAGCTCTAATCTTTGCTCCGTTTTCCCAGGCGGATACCTCGACGACACGGAAGTATGGCGGAACGGGATTAGGCTTGACGATTTCGGCGCGCCTTGTAGAACTGATGGAGGGGAGGATTTGGCTGGAAAGTGAAGTTGGGCGAGGAACTCACTTCTTCTTTACCGTGCAGCTGAAGAGTTCAGAAATGCCAAGCGCGGTTGGAAACATCGCTCCGCCTGAGATCCTGCGCGGGGTAAAGGTCCTGGTCGTAGATGACAACAGCACGAACCGGCGAATTCTGGATGGGATGCTGAGGCGCTGGGAGATGAGGCCGACTCTGGTTGAAGGGGGAGAAGGAGCGCTCGCGGAATTGTCTGCTGCGCGAGAAGCTGTGGAGCCATACGGGCTAATTTTGACGGACATGCATATGCCGAAAATGGATGGTTTTTCCTTGGTAGAGCGGATCCGGCAGAGGCCGGAGCTGGCCACGGCAACGATCATGATGTTGACCTCCGCGGGTCATCGAGGAGATGCGGAGAGGTGCAAACAGTTGGGTGTTGCGGCTTACCTATTGAAACCCATCCGCCAATCGGAATTGCGCGAAGCCATTGCCCAAGTCCTGGGCGCGCGCGAACAGACTGGCGCGATTCCACTGGTCACGCGGTACTCCTTGCAAGATGCGCGCGACCCCATGACGGTCCTGCGAATATTGGCCGCGGAAGACAACCCCGTGAACCAACTGCTGATGATACGTTTGCTTGAGAAGAGAGGACATCGCGTCGTGTTGGCGGTCGATGGGCGACAAGCCATCGAGGCACTCAACCAAGGAAGCTTTGACCTGGTTCTAATGGACGTGCAGATGCCGGAGATGGACGGGCTTGAGGCGACCGCGATCATCCGGGAAAAAGAAAAAAAGACCGGGAAGCACCAACCGATCATCGCCTTGACTGCCCATGCCATGACAGGCGACCGCGATCGATGCCTGGCCGCGGGAATGGATGGTTACCTGACGAAACCCATCCGGCCGCAGGAACTCGATCAGATCCTGGAGAGTTATGTGAATCGGCGGATTTCAGTGCCTGAGGTGCTCAATACCAAGTAG
- a CDS encoding thiamine pyrophosphate-dependent dehydrogenase E1 component subunit alpha — protein sequence MMQIVSGELGSRLLYYMKLMRALEHRIEKLYRQGKIVGGVFFGRGQEAISAGSAILTEPADVVCPSHRDLAAFLIRGMEPWVIVAHYLGRRDGPTRGRDGNTHMGSLKHHIISYISSMAAIVPVANGVAFSFQYRKQPNVVLCYFGDGATSRGEWHEAMNFGAVFNLPIVYICNNNQYAYSTPVSRQMAVPHITDRAAGYGFPCHRVDGNDVLAVHEATKEAMARARRGEGPTLLECETFRMSGHSAHDGAEYVPKELFEQWARKCPIVHFEKVLLEASVLSRAEIEQIDQRVAADVEEAVRRAELSPYPDPAELLLNVFADGSETQSPVAMPKAEGN from the coding sequence ATGATGCAAATAGTCTCGGGCGAGCTGGGCAGTCGGCTGCTTTACTACATGAAGCTCATGAGGGCATTGGAGCATCGGATTGAAAAGCTTTATCGCCAAGGAAAGATCGTAGGCGGCGTCTTCTTTGGACGCGGTCAGGAAGCGATCTCCGCGGGCAGTGCCATTCTCACCGAGCCCGCCGACGTCGTCTGTCCTTCGCACAGGGATCTGGCGGCGTTCTTGATTCGCGGCATGGAACCGTGGGTGATCGTCGCCCATTATCTGGGGCGGCGCGACGGGCCGACCCGCGGGCGCGACGGCAACACGCACATGGGATCGCTAAAGCACCATATCATTTCCTATATCAGCTCGATGGCGGCCATCGTTCCGGTGGCCAATGGAGTGGCCTTCTCCTTCCAATATCGGAAGCAACCCAATGTCGTGCTTTGCTACTTCGGCGACGGAGCAACGAGCCGGGGAGAATGGCACGAAGCGATGAATTTCGGCGCCGTCTTCAATTTGCCCATCGTCTACATCTGCAATAACAACCAGTATGCGTATTCGACGCCGGTCAGCCGGCAGATGGCGGTTCCACACATTACGGACCGGGCCGCTGGTTATGGTTTCCCCTGTCACCGCGTGGATGGCAACGATGTGCTGGCGGTTCACGAAGCGACCAAGGAAGCGATGGCGCGCGCACGCCGCGGGGAAGGGCCGACGCTGTTGGAGTGCGAAACATTTCGCATGAGCGGGCATTCCGCACATGACGGAGCGGAATACGTGCCCAAGGAACTGTTCGAGCAATGGGCCCGAAAGTGCCCGATTGTTCACTTCGAGAAGGTTCTGCTGGAGGCGTCGGTCCTTTCCCGCGCCGAAATAGAGCAGATCGATCAGCGCGTGGCAGCAGATGTGGAGGAAGCGGTCCGCCGAGCCGAACTGTCTCCTTACCCCGATCCCGCGGAATTGTTGCTAAACGTTTTTGCGGATGGAAGTGAGACGCAATCGCCGGTTGCCATGCCGAAGGCAGAAGGGAACTGA
- a CDS encoding alpha-ketoacid dehydrogenase subunit beta — translation MSELTYLEAIREGIWEEMERDDRVFMLGEDIGAYGGAFKLSAGMLERFGPRRIVDTPLAENAFLGAAIGAAMMGLCPIVELQFADFITTAYDQIVNYAAKARYRWGAGVPMVIRGPSGGGVHGGPFHSNNPEMPFVHTPGLKVVVPASACDAKGLIKAAIRDPDPVLFFEHKLLYRRIKEEIPREDFVVPLGKARIARAGKDVSVITYGAMVFVALEAAEALAREGLDVEVIDLRCLVPLDEAAVLASVRKTNRAILLHEDTRNGGFAGELAARIAQHAFADLEAPVMRVTAPDCPVPFSTPLEEAFLPQAKDVIEAARQLKAY, via the coding sequence ATGTCGGAGCTTACCTATCTGGAGGCAATCCGCGAGGGAATCTGGGAGGAGATGGAGCGAGATGACCGCGTCTTCATGCTGGGCGAGGATATCGGGGCCTATGGGGGGGCCTTCAAACTTTCTGCCGGAATGCTGGAGCGTTTTGGTCCGCGCCGCATTGTAGATACTCCTCTGGCGGAAAATGCTTTTTTGGGAGCGGCCATTGGGGCCGCCATGATGGGGTTGTGTCCCATCGTTGAATTGCAATTTGCGGACTTCATTACCACCGCCTACGACCAGATCGTGAACTATGCCGCCAAAGCACGCTATCGCTGGGGTGCGGGCGTTCCCATGGTGATTCGCGGTCCTTCTGGCGGGGGAGTGCATGGCGGACCATTTCACTCTAATAACCCGGAAATGCCATTTGTGCATACGCCCGGTTTGAAGGTGGTGGTTCCGGCGAGTGCTTGCGACGCCAAGGGACTGATCAAGGCGGCCATCCGTGATCCCGATCCGGTGCTCTTCTTTGAACACAAGCTGCTTTACCGCAGGATTAAGGAAGAGATTCCGCGCGAGGACTTCGTAGTCCCTCTCGGCAAGGCCAGGATTGCGCGTGCGGGCAAAGACGTTTCTGTCATCACCTACGGCGCGATGGTATTTGTTGCCCTGGAAGCGGCGGAGGCGCTGGCGCGGGAAGGCCTGGACGTGGAAGTCATCGATCTTCGCTGCCTCGTTCCACTGGATGAAGCGGCAGTGCTGGCCAGTGTCCGGAAAACCAATCGCGCGATCCTGTTGCACGAGGATACCCGGAATGGCGGGTTTGCCGGAGAGCTCGCTGCCCGGATCGCGCAGCATGCCTTTGCGGATTTGGAAGCGCCGGTGATGCGCGTGACCGCGCCGGATTGCCCCGTGCCCTTCAGCACTCCCCTGGAAGAAGCTTTTCTTCCGCAAGCGAAGGATGTCATCGAGGCCGCACGCCAGCTGAAGGCCTATTAG